A portion of the Chondrinema litorale genome contains these proteins:
- a CDS encoding caspase family protein codes for MKNFFLLILIIGFTGNISCFSQKTQRGFKVVKELEDNEGFKAYNKKYAMVIGIDSYENGIQPLSYAVADAKAIKSMFEDNLGFDEVIMLENSQGSRREILRNISLLRSKMVEEDQFFFYFAGHGISYGDANSEIGFLVTHNASGFSREDIEIDGISMTDLRERLVKLPAKHVLLAIDACYGGYAAVTSRSLPDETLNYLKIISKSRSRQIITAGKRGQEVQESPEWGHSAFTYKLLDAINKELADGDRNGIITATELYSYLSPSVTTLTSGFQTPQYARLTGDEGEFIFILESEEEPMPVEVKPENNVVVEVGEVKSLTGTLEITSYIDGKLYVDGEFLTDVKNGTMVPISGIKPGKRNVSIQNDDGEWKKLAYVITNQTTQLIAQDIVPKPKPVVTAKVTNEPSENVVLVNNTNTKENNYPEGYAINVNKEGKYHKISSKYNFSVWFDNIHWTVPKYNLSNSAEMQFATYNDEAWGMVIAEDGEFNTESLKDAVIENAKKVCKKVKLVKSEKKLINGKEMLQIEVHADISGIAFVYFGNLYTNGKYAVQFLSYTSKASFPKYKSVMNELISGIEIE; via the coding sequence ATGAAAAATTTCTTTTTACTTATACTGATCATTGGATTTACGGGGAATATAAGCTGCTTTTCTCAAAAAACACAGCGTGGATTTAAGGTTGTAAAAGAACTGGAAGATAACGAAGGGTTTAAAGCATATAATAAAAAGTATGCGATGGTAATCGGGATCGATAGTTACGAAAATGGAATTCAACCTTTGAGCTATGCTGTAGCAGATGCTAAAGCTATCAAAAGCATGTTTGAAGATAACCTTGGTTTTGATGAGGTAATCATGCTAGAAAATAGTCAAGGCAGCCGTAGGGAAATCCTTCGAAATATTAGTCTTTTGAGATCGAAAATGGTAGAAGAAGACCAGTTTTTCTTCTATTTTGCAGGGCATGGTATTTCTTATGGCGATGCAAATTCCGAAATCGGTTTTCTAGTTACACATAATGCTTCCGGATTTAGCCGAGAAGATATTGAAATTGATGGCATTTCTATGACTGACCTAAGAGAAAGGTTGGTAAAACTGCCAGCAAAACATGTGCTTTTAGCAATAGATGCTTGCTATGGAGGCTATGCTGCAGTTACGAGTCGTTCATTGCCAGATGAAACGCTTAATTATTTAAAAATCATTTCTAAAAGTCGTTCTCGTCAGATTATTACTGCTGGTAAAAGAGGGCAAGAAGTACAAGAAAGTCCAGAGTGGGGGCACAGTGCTTTTACATATAAATTGTTAGATGCGATAAATAAGGAATTAGCCGATGGTGATCGCAACGGAATTATTACAGCAACAGAGTTATATTCGTACCTTTCACCTTCTGTAACTACTTTAACCAGTGGTTTTCAAACTCCTCAGTATGCTCGATTAACTGGAGACGAAGGAGAGTTTATATTCATACTCGAATCAGAAGAAGAGCCTATGCCAGTTGAGGTTAAGCCAGAAAATAATGTTGTAGTAGAAGTTGGCGAGGTGAAAAGTTTGACTGGCACACTAGAAATTACAAGCTACATAGATGGTAAGTTGTATGTGGATGGTGAATTTTTAACTGATGTAAAAAATGGAACAATGGTTCCCATTTCTGGTATCAAGCCGGGTAAAAGAAATGTGAGTATCCAGAACGACGATGGCGAATGGAAAAAATTAGCTTATGTGATTACTAATCAAACTACGCAGCTAATTGCTCAAGATATTGTTCCTAAACCAAAGCCGGTTGTAACAGCAAAAGTTACAAATGAGCCTTCTGAAAATGTGGTTTTGGTAAATAATACCAATACTAAAGAAAATAATTATCCAGAAGGCTATGCTATAAATGTAAATAAAGAAGGGAAATACCATAAGATAAGCAGTAAATACAATTTTAGTGTGTGGTTCGACAACATTCATTGGACAGTTCCAAAATATAATTTGAGCAACTCGGCTGAGATGCAATTTGCTACTTATAATGATGAGGCTTGGGGAATGGTAATAGCAGAAGATGGTGAATTCAATACAGAAAGTTTAAAGGATGCTGTAATTGAGAATGCTAAAAAAGTTTGTAAAAAAGTAAAGCTGGTTAAAAGCGAAAAGAAACTAATTAACGGAAAGGAAATGCTTCAGATAGAAGTACACGCAGATATTTCTGGGATAGCTTTTGTGTATTTTGGTAATTTATATACCAACGGGAAGTATGCTGTACAGTTTTTAAGCTATACAAGTAAAGCATCATTCCCTAAATACAAATCTGTAATGAACGAACTTATCTCAGGAATTGAAATAGAATAA
- a CDS encoding UvrD-helicase domain-containing protein, translating into MSNNTPVQGEIYTTGKFKIYRSSAGSGKTFTLTKEYLKLALATPGIEGFSPFYFRFILAVTFTNDAASEMKERILNNLSEISHLKDGEKHDMLVLIQEELKVEYPELNLSEKELRIRASALHETILHRYTDFSVSTIDAFSNRVVQSFKKDLNLPYNYDIVLEVDELLEEASDLLQDQIGTDNEIEIGNLLVEFAIKKADEESSWYIDDALKKFGKQLFNEERIEHIEAISDLKPAAFKKIIANLYKYITNVDKELIALGETALDLIKSNGISEAALARGKQGISGFFNKAALAGSTIIDLNLNNSYIKKTLEEDKWTSGKASAAEKSAIDGIKVQLSEIYYQIERLALAETGNYIIASNLRRNIYLLATVNELNKKINEIKEEKNQVHISDFNRKINQIVEEEPVPYIYERLGDRFKHILIDEFQDTSRMQWHNLIPLVLNALGLNMGNLIVGDAKQAIYRWRGGKADMLVNLPAVPTAPLDSVIAMEAEALKQHHLPLALSINRRSKANVIRFNNEFFTQLKDKYAADFPALSGFYEDVAQETTKKEGGFVKMEFIQQKISKTISQEATFQRVYTHIEDLVQSGEFQYSDIAILVRNNRDGAFLAERLMENNINVVSNESLLLHNAPLIKFITGFLRVIAFPVYPVLKIELIEFLDQHFQKMDPERETVGGEAYSELSVILQENDLYQFFEWLNEFFGSELQVRGIQFRTLYEITEELIRQFQLHFETEQQVYIQKFLDVVLSFSTKKGNSLLDFIDYWDNKEGKISVSSPGKSTAVRIMTIHKSKGLQFPVVILPFASWTLKPQTFETRWFDWHNPNISGDLHSVILPVKSDLEKTVLANEYLNEIEQVFLDAINVLYVGFTRPEAALIVISEEKESSKSESSVADLLYSYSESLPEDKKLEDIEIEVVTEAKESATVKVISSLPLGELPVPKGDIAEVKEKSEEKPESDDSKIQTYELKEFIHTSNTNKIRMRKNTLRYDESNISLKEIFSSRKEGLLIHYAFEKVKYRDDIPQAVQDLVHEGLIDTDVAARYEKKMLEATHLPEIAAYFEKANNLKIKNEKEIILSGRGKATGASLRPDRIVRLDDELVIIDYKTGKENEEKYETQLKGYAKAFKDMGYQKIKMFILYTELLQVTEVK; encoded by the coding sequence ATGAGTAACAACACACCTGTTCAAGGAGAAATATATACTACCGGAAAATTTAAAATCTATCGATCTTCTGCTGGTTCTGGTAAAACTTTTACCTTAACAAAAGAATACCTGAAATTGGCTTTGGCAACTCCAGGAATCGAAGGTTTTTCTCCTTTTTATTTCCGATTTATACTGGCGGTAACATTTACCAATGATGCTGCTAGCGAAATGAAGGAACGTATTCTGAATAATCTTTCTGAGATTTCTCACCTTAAAGATGGCGAAAAGCACGATATGCTGGTTTTGATTCAGGAAGAGTTAAAAGTGGAGTACCCTGAATTGAATTTAAGTGAAAAAGAATTAAGAATAAGAGCATCTGCGCTACACGAAACAATTCTTCACAGATATACAGATTTCTCTGTAAGTACGATTGATGCTTTTTCTAATCGGGTGGTACAGTCTTTTAAAAAGGATTTAAATCTGCCATACAACTACGATATTGTATTAGAAGTTGACGAGTTACTCGAAGAAGCTTCTGATTTGCTTCAAGACCAGATAGGGACTGATAACGAGATAGAAATTGGCAATTTATTAGTTGAGTTTGCTATAAAAAAAGCAGATGAAGAAAGCAGTTGGTATATTGACGATGCACTTAAAAAATTTGGTAAGCAGCTTTTTAACGAAGAGCGGATAGAACATATCGAAGCAATAAGCGATTTGAAACCTGCTGCTTTTAAAAAGATTATTGCCAATTTGTATAAATACATTACCAATGTTGATAAAGAATTAATTGCATTGGGCGAAACTGCACTTGATTTAATTAAATCGAACGGAATTTCAGAAGCTGCTTTGGCACGAGGCAAACAAGGTATTTCAGGATTCTTTAATAAAGCTGCTTTAGCAGGAAGTACTATTATAGATCTGAATCTGAATAACAGTTACATCAAAAAAACACTGGAAGAAGATAAGTGGACGAGTGGAAAAGCTAGTGCAGCTGAGAAAAGCGCTATTGATGGAATTAAAGTTCAGCTATCTGAAATTTATTACCAAATTGAAAGATTGGCACTTGCTGAAACTGGTAATTACATAATCGCCAGTAATTTGAGACGGAATATATATTTGCTAGCCACAGTAAATGAGCTCAACAAAAAAATTAATGAGATAAAAGAAGAAAAAAATCAGGTGCACATTTCTGATTTCAACAGAAAGATAAACCAGATTGTAGAGGAAGAACCAGTGCCATACATTTATGAGCGATTGGGAGATAGGTTTAAACATATCTTGATTGATGAGTTTCAAGATACTTCGCGTATGCAATGGCATAACCTAATTCCTTTGGTATTAAATGCTTTGGGTTTAAATATGGGCAATCTAATAGTGGGTGATGCCAAGCAGGCAATTTATCGCTGGCGAGGTGGAAAAGCCGATATGTTGGTGAATTTGCCAGCAGTACCCACAGCTCCTTTAGATTCTGTAATTGCAATGGAAGCAGAGGCTTTAAAGCAGCATCATTTGCCTTTGGCGCTTAGTATAAATAGAAGGAGTAAGGCTAATGTAATTCGTTTTAATAATGAATTCTTTACCCAACTTAAAGATAAATATGCGGCTGATTTCCCTGCCTTATCTGGTTTTTACGAAGATGTAGCTCAGGAAACCACCAAGAAAGAAGGTGGTTTTGTAAAGATGGAATTTATTCAGCAAAAAATTTCTAAAACCATTTCTCAGGAAGCTACTTTTCAGCGTGTTTATACGCACATAGAGGATTTGGTTCAAAGTGGAGAGTTTCAATATTCTGATATTGCCATTTTGGTAAGAAACAACCGAGATGGAGCATTTTTGGCAGAGCGCCTCATGGAAAACAATATCAATGTTGTGTCTAATGAATCTCTTTTGCTGCATAATGCACCACTTATAAAATTTATTACAGGATTTTTAAGAGTAATTGCCTTTCCGGTTTATCCAGTTTTAAAAATTGAATTGATAGAGTTTCTCGATCAACATTTCCAAAAAATGGACCCAGAAAGAGAAACAGTAGGAGGCGAGGCATATAGTGAGCTGAGCGTTATTTTACAAGAGAATGACTTATACCAATTCTTTGAATGGCTCAATGAGTTTTTTGGTTCTGAGCTACAAGTAAGAGGCATTCAGTTTAGAACATTATACGAAATTACCGAGGAGTTAATTAGGCAGTTTCAATTACATTTTGAAACAGAGCAGCAAGTTTACATTCAAAAGTTTTTGGATGTGGTGCTTTCATTCTCAACTAAAAAAGGTAATAGCTTATTAGATTTTATAGATTATTGGGATAACAAAGAAGGCAAAATATCTGTAAGCTCACCAGGAAAAAGCACTGCTGTTCGAATAATGACAATCCATAAGTCTAAAGGTTTACAGTTTCCGGTGGTAATTCTACCTTTTGCGAGTTGGACTTTAAAACCACAAACTTTTGAAACCCGCTGGTTCGACTGGCATAACCCAAATATCAGTGGCGATTTGCATTCGGTAATTTTGCCAGTAAAATCCGATCTAGAAAAAACAGTTTTGGCAAATGAATACCTCAACGAGATTGAGCAGGTTTTTCTCGATGCAATCAATGTTTTGTATGTTGGTTTTACCCGACCAGAAGCAGCATTAATTGTAATCTCAGAAGAGAAGGAAAGTTCAAAATCAGAAAGTTCTGTAGCCGATTTACTTTATTCCTATTCTGAAAGTTTGCCAGAAGATAAAAAACTGGAAGACATCGAAATAGAAGTAGTAACCGAAGCTAAAGAAAGTGCAACAGTGAAAGTGATAAGCTCATTGCCTTTAGGTGAATTACCAGTCCCAAAAGGTGATATAGCTGAAGTTAAAGAGAAAAGTGAAGAGAAGCCTGAAAGTGATGACTCTAAAATTCAAACTTATGAACTAAAAGAGTTTATTCATACTTCAAATACCAATAAAATTAGAATGCGAAAAAATACGCTTCGCTACGATGAAAGTAATATCTCATTAAAAGAGATTTTCTCTTCAAGAAAAGAAGGTTTGCTCATTCACTATGCTTTTGAAAAAGTGAAGTATAGAGACGATATTCCTCAAGCAGTGCAAGATTTGGTGCATGAAGGATTAATAGATACTGATGTGGCTGCCAGATATGAAAAGAAAATGCTTGAAGCAACCCATTTGCCAGAAATTGCTGCCTATTTTGAAAAAGCCAATAACCTGAAAATCAAAAATGAGAAAGAAATAATTCTTAGTGGTAGGGGAAAAGCAACTGGTGCAAGTCTGCGACCAGATAGAATTGTAAGGCTAGATGATGAGCTAGTGATTATCGATTATAAAACGGGTAAAGAGAACGAAGAAAAATATGAGACACAGCTAAAAGGCTACGCTAAGGCATTTAAAGATATGGGTTATCAGAAAATAAAGATGTTTATATTATATACAGAGTTGCTTCAAGTTACAGAAGTTAAATAA
- a CDS encoding isoaspartyl peptidase/L-asparaginase family protein: MLNKLSLLVLAMVLSLNIMAQDAKDKITLVIHGGAGTILKKNMTPEKEKAYREKLTEALETGYKILEDGGTSLEAVVATINVMENSPLFNAGKGAVFANNGKNELDASIMDGKTLNAGAVAGVTVIKNPINAALEVMNNSEHVLLTREGAEEFAKKQNLEIVDPSYFYTERRKQSLEKAKANEENRGQIPYSDLLNNKHGTVGCVALDQFGNLAAGTSTGGMTNKKFARVGDSPIIGAGTYANNKTCAVSSTGHGEFFMRNLVAYDVSAMMEYKGMSLEDASNKVIMDKLTELGGTGGIICVDHEGNVSMPFNTAGMYRGYIKADGSKKVLIYKDEE; this comes from the coding sequence ATGTTAAACAAACTTTCACTATTGGTTTTAGCAATGGTACTTAGTTTAAACATCATGGCGCAAGATGCTAAAGATAAGATAACCTTGGTTATCCATGGTGGTGCTGGTACTATTCTCAAAAAAAACATGACCCCTGAAAAGGAAAAAGCTTACAGAGAAAAACTTACTGAAGCTTTAGAAACTGGCTACAAGATTTTAGAAGATGGAGGAACAAGCTTAGAGGCAGTGGTAGCAACCATTAACGTGATGGAAAACTCTCCGCTTTTTAATGCTGGCAAAGGTGCCGTATTCGCTAACAATGGCAAAAACGAACTAGATGCTTCTATCATGGATGGCAAAACCTTAAATGCAGGTGCTGTTGCTGGTGTAACAGTAATCAAAAATCCAATTAATGCTGCTCTAGAAGTAATGAATAACTCAGAGCATGTTTTGCTTACTAGAGAAGGCGCCGAAGAATTTGCAAAAAAACAAAACTTAGAAATCGTTGACCCTTCTTACTTCTACACTGAAAGAAGAAAACAATCTTTAGAAAAGGCAAAAGCGAACGAAGAAAATAGAGGTCAAATTCCATATTCAGATTTACTCAATAATAAACATGGTACAGTTGGTTGTGTAGCTTTAGATCAATTTGGTAATCTGGCTGCCGGAACATCTACTGGCGGTATGACCAACAAAAAATTTGCTCGTGTTGGTGACTCTCCAATTATTGGAGCAGGAACTTATGCTAACAATAAAACCTGTGCAGTATCATCAACTGGTCATGGTGAGTTTTTTATGAGAAACCTAGTCGCATATGATGTTTCTGCTATGATGGAGTACAAAGGTATGAGTCTAGAAGATGCCAGTAACAAAGTAATTATGGATAAGCTTACAGAACTAGGTGGAACTGGTGGAATTATTTGTGTTGATCACGAAGGGAATGTTTCAATGCCTTTTAATACTGCTGGTATGTATCGTGGATATATTAAAGCAGACGGAAGTAAAAAAGTATTAATATATAAAGATGAAGAATAA
- a CDS encoding RagB/SusD family nutrient uptake outer membrane protein, with protein sequence MKNKNIKVLLITSFLGVFTSCSEDYLEPSLEQAATIDSGISTSEEAASVVNGTYDILNDYQYYGREFVVYGSVRSDDAFSNANSGRFDEQGNFNLTSSNTDEDDWAHPYQVIANANLVINAGLEDDAEINHTVGQAYALRALAHMDLLKFFGQQYVSGSSNLGVPYITENATGVSYPERNTIDEVWQYVGDDLNTALELMSEDLNASTPIELTTWGVYGILSRFYLFTEDYDNLIEVSEKILNSGEFSIISESGVISSWESGDVTDNSLFELNLNSQDASSTNSIAHIYQEGSYGDVEVTGDLYDIYEDSDIRKSLLALTVEGTDTTYRMVGKYPNSLGTDNIKVIRYEEIILNYVEALYATGSTSQALEYLNMIPENRGASTYTEVTEDNILLERRKELAMEGHRFFDLMRYGRDIEKVDDGQLYSTITYGDTRLVFPIPISEVNANSSMVQNDGY encoded by the coding sequence ATGAAAAATAAAAATATTAAAGTATTATTAATAACTAGTTTTTTAGGAGTATTTACTTCTTGTAGTGAAGACTATTTAGAGCCAAGTTTAGAGCAGGCAGCAACTATAGATTCTGGAATCAGTACTTCAGAAGAAGCAGCTTCTGTAGTAAATGGGACTTATGATATACTGAATGATTACCAGTATTATGGTAGAGAGTTTGTGGTTTATGGTTCTGTTCGATCTGATGATGCATTTAGTAATGCTAATTCTGGTAGATTTGATGAGCAAGGAAATTTTAACTTAACAAGTTCAAATACGGATGAAGATGATTGGGCTCATCCTTACCAGGTTATTGCTAATGCTAATTTGGTGATTAATGCTGGATTGGAAGATGATGCAGAAATAAATCATACAGTTGGTCAAGCTTATGCACTTAGAGCTTTGGCTCATATGGATTTATTGAAATTTTTTGGTCAGCAATATGTAAGTGGTTCTAGTAATTTAGGAGTGCCATATATTACTGAAAATGCTACTGGAGTAAGCTATCCTGAACGTAATACGATCGATGAAGTTTGGCAATATGTAGGAGATGATTTAAACACAGCTCTTGAATTAATGAGTGAAGATTTAAATGCTTCAACTCCAATAGAATTGACTACTTGGGGAGTATATGGCATACTTTCACGATTTTATCTTTTTACAGAAGATTACGATAATTTAATTGAAGTATCAGAGAAAATACTAAACTCAGGTGAGTTTAGTATTATCAGTGAGTCTGGTGTAATAAGTTCATGGGAGAGTGGTGACGTTACTGACAACTCTTTGTTTGAGTTGAATTTAAACTCACAGGATGCATCTAGTACTAATAGTATTGCGCATATCTATCAAGAAGGAAGTTATGGAGATGTAGAAGTAACAGGAGATCTTTATGATATATATGAAGATAGTGATATCAGAAAAAGCTTATTAGCACTTACTGTGGAGGGTACTGATACTACATATAGAATGGTTGGTAAATATCCTAATTCTTTAGGAACAGACAATATCAAAGTAATCAGATACGAAGAGATTATTTTGAATTATGTTGAAGCTTTATATGCTACAGGAAGTACTTCTCAAGCATTAGAATACTTAAACATGATTCCAGAAAACAGGGGAGCATCTACTTATACAGAAGTAACAGAAGACAATATCTTATTAGAAAGAAGAAAAGAATTGGCAATGGAAGGTCACAGATTTTTTGACCTAATGAGATACGGAAGAGACATCGAAAAAGTAGATGATGGTCAGTTATATTCAACTATCACTTATGGAGATACCAGACTAGTTTTTCCAATTCCTATTTCCGAAGTGAATGCGAACTCTAGTATGGTTCAAAACGACGGTTATTAA
- a CDS encoding SusC/RagA family TonB-linked outer membrane protein has translation MIKLIPYLQTILLVFSLSVGFAQDRTITGSIKSASDESPLPGVNIIVKGTTVGTISDFDGNFRLTVPQGGSVLLFTYIGFKTQEVEIGSKSNFTISLAEDVEELSEIVVLGYDTRDKDSFSGSAVQVSTEVLQAPLTTVDQALQGNVAGLNLRASSGTPGAAQDIRIRGISSLNAGNDPLYVIDGVPVVSGDLSASSSTSSFNALASINPADIESITVLKDAASTAMYGARGTNGVIVITTKKGKSGKATYSANFEYGIVKQATDGIPLLNASQFMEVNQEAYANALAVDSIQASAVPDWDALWDGETDTDWKDIITNDHANYQNYNISMTSGTEKGNMYASLGYYNSDSYVIASSLKRISGKLSVSRQLSDKINLSSTFTGSNTTQKGYLEGSGYYSSPIYQSYNLLPIESPYNEDGSYNTDLTKMNNPLAQAEWDRDQLSMTRLLNNTSLSVDILQNLNFTSKLGVDFAYNEEQHYDSRYEGDGETANAQESEYTTRNLNYVWQNMLSYNFDVNSDNKLSFKLIHEGQKNKKYLLYGYGYDYAVDGLYTLTNAATTEASSKKEDWAQESVTFLVNYGFKDFLFLDGTIRTEGSSKFANDYRWGTFGSLGASLVFSNLMDLDWLNLAKLRVSFGKTGNSDIDLNQYQSTLSYDKAYNGASGTYISQMGNTDLTWEKSNVFDIGIDFEIVNRVSGTIEYFNRETYDMLLDVPLSFTTGFDEQTFNVGRMVNDGIEVSLNVDVIQTKNLSWSLGGNLSYIRNEVKSLTDDAGQLLESGTDQRLEEGKEAYTWYMPKWAGVDSETGSPLWYVNDESEETTTDYNSAEYVYHGGRMPNLYGGINTNLNYKGIYFSANLFYSFGNQIYDSYSKYLYTDGNYGIGRNNYAMVYYDRWQQSGDTAKNPKLFYGRDDNSYSQSSRFLYDGSYLRLRNVTIGYNIPDKITNHIKVSNVNIYLRGSNLWTYTYDDDLEFDPEVDSDGYFDPTTPPLKTYTMGLKFNF, from the coding sequence ATGATTAAATTAATCCCTTATTTGCAAACCATTTTATTGGTTTTTAGCCTGAGTGTGGGCTTTGCGCAAGATCGAACCATAACGGGAAGTATTAAATCTGCCTCAGACGAATCTCCGTTACCAGGCGTAAACATCATTGTGAAAGGTACCACTGTGGGTACTATTTCAGACTTTGATGGCAATTTTAGATTAACAGTTCCTCAAGGAGGTAGTGTGTTATTATTCACCTACATAGGTTTTAAGACTCAAGAAGTTGAAATTGGCTCAAAATCTAATTTCACTATTTCACTGGCAGAAGATGTAGAAGAGCTAAGTGAGATTGTGGTATTAGGTTACGATACGAGAGATAAAGATTCATTTTCAGGTTCTGCTGTACAAGTAAGTACCGAAGTTTTACAAGCACCATTAACAACAGTAGATCAAGCATTACAAGGTAATGTTGCTGGGTTAAACTTGAGAGCAAGTTCAGGTACTCCTGGTGCTGCTCAAGATATAAGAATTAGAGGTATAAGCTCATTAAATGCAGGTAACGATCCATTATATGTTATTGATGGTGTTCCAGTTGTCTCTGGAGATTTAAGTGCCAGTTCAAGCACTAGTTCATTTAATGCTTTAGCATCAATAAACCCAGCTGATATCGAAAGTATTACTGTACTAAAAGATGCGGCTTCTACAGCAATGTACGGTGCTAGAGGTACTAATGGTGTAATTGTAATAACAACCAAAAAAGGGAAAAGTGGTAAGGCGACTTACTCTGCAAATTTTGAATATGGCATTGTAAAACAAGCCACAGACGGAATCCCATTGTTAAATGCTTCTCAATTTATGGAAGTGAATCAAGAAGCTTATGCAAATGCCTTAGCTGTAGATTCCATTCAAGCTAGTGCTGTTCCAGATTGGGATGCATTGTGGGATGGTGAAACTGATACAGATTGGAAAGATATAATTACAAATGATCATGCTAATTATCAGAATTATAATATATCTATGACAAGTGGAACTGAAAAAGGGAACATGTATGCATCACTAGGTTATTACAATTCAGATTCATATGTTATCGCTTCTTCTCTAAAAAGAATCTCTGGTAAATTAAGTGTTTCGCGACAATTATCTGACAAAATTAATCTTTCATCAACTTTTACTGGTTCAAATACTACACAAAAAGGGTATTTAGAAGGTTCAGGATACTACTCTTCTCCTATTTATCAGTCATATAATTTGCTACCTATTGAAAGTCCTTATAATGAAGATGGTTCATATAATACGGATTTAACTAAGATGAACAATCCACTTGCACAGGCAGAATGGGATCGTGATCAATTAAGTATGACTAGACTTTTAAACAATACAAGTCTTTCTGTTGATATTCTTCAAAATTTAAATTTTACGTCTAAGTTAGGTGTTGATTTCGCTTATAATGAAGAGCAGCATTACGATAGTAGATACGAAGGTGATGGTGAAACAGCAAATGCTCAAGAGTCTGAATATACAACTAGAAATTTAAATTATGTTTGGCAAAATATGTTGTCATATAATTTTGATGTAAACTCAGATAATAAATTAAGCTTTAAATTAATTCATGAAGGGCAAAAGAATAAAAAGTATTTATTATATGGTTATGGGTACGATTATGCTGTAGATGGTTTATATACTTTGACAAATGCTGCTACTACAGAGGCAAGTTCTAAAAAGGAAGATTGGGCTCAAGAATCAGTTACTTTTCTTGTTAACTATGGTTTTAAAGATTTCTTATTTCTAGATGGAACAATAAGAACTGAAGGTTCTTCAAAGTTTGCAAATGATTATCGTTGGGGGACATTTGGTTCTTTAGGTGCCTCTTTAGTTTTCTCAAATCTGATGGATTTAGATTGGTTAAATCTAGCTAAACTACGTGTTTCTTTTGGTAAAACAGGTAATAGTGATATAGATCTTAATCAGTATCAATCTACATTAAGTTATGATAAAGCATATAATGGAGCATCAGGAACTTATATTTCTCAAATGGGAAATACAGATCTAACGTGGGAGAAATCTAATGTATTTGACATTGGGATAGATTTTGAAATTGTAAATAGAGTATCAGGTACTATAGAATATTTTAATAGAGAAACTTATGATATGTTACTGGATGTACCTTTATCATTTACAACAGGCTTTGATGAACAAACATTTAATGTTGGAAGAATGGTTAATGATGGAATTGAAGTTTCATTAAATGTAGATGTAATTCAGACAAAGAATTTGTCGTGGAGTTTGGGTGGTAACTTGTCATATATTAGAAATGAAGTAAAGAGTTTAACAGATGATGCAGGACAATTATTAGAAAGTGGAACAGATCAAAGATTAGAAGAAGGTAAAGAAGCATATACTTGGTATATGCCAAAATGGGCTGGTGTAGATTCAGAAACAGGAAGTCCACTTTGGTATGTAAATGATGAAAGTGAAGAAACAACAACCGATTACAATTCAGCAGAATATGTATACCATGGAGGAAGAATGCCAAACTTATATGGCGGTATCAATACTAATTTAAATTATAAGGGTATCTATTTTTCTGCTAACTTATTCTACTCGTTTGGTAACCAGATTTACGATTCTTATTCTAAATATTTGTATACAGATGGTAATTATGGTATAGGAAGAAATAATTATGCAATGGTTTACTATGATAGGTGGCAACAATCAGGTGACACTGCTAAAAATCCAAAATTATTTTATGGTAGGGATGATAATTCATATTCTCAATCAAGTCGGTTCTTATATGATGGTAGTTATTTAAGATTGAGAAATGTAACAATTGGATATAACATACCTGATAAAATAACAAATCATATTAAGGTTAGTAATGTAAATATATATTTAAGAGGTTCAAATCTTTGGACATATACCTACGATGATGACTTGGAATTTGATCCTGAGGTAGATTCAGATGGATATTTTGATCCTACAACTCCTCCGCTTAAAACTTATACAATGGGGTTGAAATTTAATTTCTAA